Within Planococcus citri chromosome 2, ihPlaCitr1.1, whole genome shotgun sequence, the genomic segment TGGTTTCCGGTAATTATTTTAAAGTCTCTAGAGTTATCGTATTACTACAGTATTCTTCATTCAATAAATACATATTGTAAATCTTCGTGATCTCGTGTTCCAGAAAATACTACCGAAACCATCACCCGCTGGTCGGACTACTGAATATGAAGTTATTGAAACTAGCCCTTCTGCAAGATGATTTATTCGCTGCCAAATCTTATTATAACGAAGCGAAAGAAATTCTTTTGGTCAGCCACGGAAGTCATCATTCGTTATATGCATCGCTACAAGAAGTATTCTGCTCGTAATCTGccgttttatattttatttaaaaatcaaacaacacATAGAAAGTTTTGAAATGCAGATAAATGAACAATAATGATAATCGTGAATGTACTCCGCtagatgaattaatttttagactAGTAAAACGTTGAATGAATTAGTTTAAAAATAACTGGTTAAAAATGAAAGCATCAATGGCAGCTTGTTTTGCTTCTGTTCTGCGTCAATGTAATCGCGCTAGATGACTGGTATTGATCTTATTTTCCAAATCGTTATGACgaatattgttcaaaaaatctcgaatgTGTTGAACAATTAAGTCTATGGCAACTGTAACATCAAGATGTGATACATTattaaaaatcgatgaaaaataagAAGAGAGATAGCGCGTTTTTCATTACTTACCAGCGTTATCCGCTCCTCTGGGAATAATGATATCGGCGAATTTTTTGGTCTGTGAAAGGTTCACAAAGGggttaataattttgattacattttataatataaaatataaataaactcACAGGTAGACAAAATTCTTCGAAAGCTGGTTTGACAAACGTCATATACTGATTTAAAACCTGATCCAAATCTCGACCTCTTTCCATGATATCTTTAGTAACTGGAATTGATACAATAGAatgaatataaaatttaaaaatattttatagagaATTAATATAAATACGAAACGAACCAATAATTACAATATTTCACTCACCTCTATCAGCCAATCTCATATCTGAATCCATATCGACAAATAATTTCATATGGAACAATTCCCTAACAGATGGGAAATAGAAGACCAAGATTCCTTCAAATAAGACCACATCAGCTGGGTAAATCACGATTTGTTGATCTTTACTgctgaataaattcaattaaaagaatgaaaatacACATCAACGAGtaaagaaaataacaaaataacgATAATCTTACAAAGAGTTAGTTTTATAATCGTAAACGGGAATCGTACATATTTCGCcatctaatatttttttcaacgtttcataCATTAGATCTTCATTGAAAGCATCTGTGCAAAAACCAGGTTGAAATTAATACACCGAAATTGGCTGGGTCAAATGTCAATGAAATTCATTACTACTAACCCGGATGATCGAAATTAAACTGTCCTTTCAGAGCTCTACTTCGTTCAGCTGGATTCAATTCCCTATAAAAGCTGTCTTGACTGATACACACTACTTGTCTTTCTTTATGATCCATTACTGCTTGGCCTAATCTTTCCATGATTCGTTTACATACCGTAGACTGTAAGTATGAAGGAATATCTTAATTAAAGTACGTTTTAGTGATTATATGATTGGAATACAGTTCAAGAGTCTTACTTTGCCACTGGCAGTACCACCAGCTACACCGATGAGGAATGGTACCTTTCCGTTGGGCGATGAGAAACTCATGGATGTTTTTTTAGCTGACATATCAACAGGAAATTGTTGAATTTAATTAGGTACACTATTGTGTTCGAAAAGCAGTAAAACGCAACATATGGATattgtaaattgtaaaattttaaaaatgatctgatacaaaatgaaaatatgaaaaaaaattttgtagtgATAACACAGAATGTAAACAAGCGGAGAAGTAACTGCAAAAAGATAAGCGTTCTTGACCGTAATTTAccatgaaaactgaaaacttaattttttcaaagtaaaggCTCATTTTCTTTTCTACGAAAATGAATATGATtcaggaaaaattccaaaattagaCGAATGGAATCCAATGGATAGGGCCCTAACTTCAGATGCCTTATCGATATTGGCGATAAACTGAGACttatatttttgggaaattatcGCATAACATATGGCTGAAAAATAATATCCGCTGCTGATCTCATGCGTTCTTAGCGAACAAATCTGTACTGCTACTGCTAGTAGGTACTGAAGCTTCTGGTACTAGTAATATGAAGTTCATGGTATAAGGtataattatcaaattttattcgtaGATTTTCGTAAAGATTACTTATAAATGAAATATAACAATATGTTACTTACAGTCGAACCACGGTGCTTCAACTATCGGTGCTTCAACTAGCGGTACGTTGGACGGTGTTAACATTGGAGTGGTCGAAGAAATGGGTCGTgagaataatttcattttcggtATGACCTTCGACCAAgtcgaaaagctcaaaaaagacGGCTACGATGCGAGAAAATATTAGAAAACCGATCCTGAATTGCAACTTTGTATCGatcaaatatcaaatttaaaatggattttttagcCGAGCTAATCCTGACGATAAACTTAGACACGTTGTCGATGTATTATTGAAATAGGATATAGGTACGTGTTTATTTTCACTGTAGCGAAATTCGATTACCTTGGCTGATTACGGCGATCATATCAAAAAGCAAGATAAAGTTAACTCAACATATCTCGTAATGTGAAACGCGTTATTGCTTTTAAATCGTATATTCAATTCAATTAAGTATAATTCGTGTATAATTTTACAGAATCAAGAAAATTGCACCGAAATGGCCTTAATGAACGCATCGAATCTTCTGGTAAATTCTTATCAGATCGGACTATTGCCGAATTTAGGTGTGCTCGAGAAATTTGGGGCGTTGAACCTAACTGGGAGAAATGACTAGCTCCTCATGAAacgttcaataaaaattaatgtaggtatttattttgctTAAAACACTTTCAAATTATGATTAGGCCTATTAACACAGACGTGtcatatttttatcatttatatGATGTCGttttaacattttgaaataattttgcgTCGGTTTATCAAACATTAATATACATCTAATGCATCACATCTTCGGTCTTTTGTATCAATCCTTTACTCATCGTTAATCAATCCatattgattttaatttattccaCTTTACCTATATATTGCAGGTAATGTTAAAatataagcaaaaaaaaaatcgctggtaTTCTGTCACAGTCCACAGACAGTTATCAAATTtgtattacaatattttaataataagcaataatttttgaactgaatgtagaattttaatttatagGTAGCGAAATCAATGTTGTTAAACTTAGACATATACCTATAGTAAATTCATCGCGATATATGGTTTTGaatctgaaaattattctttttccCAACTGTTACCTATCTCACCGGATATATGTTTGTTACTAAGGTGTGAAGatgaacttttcattttcaaagtttttaatttgacacagaatcaaaatcaaatgatatttttatacgaAACATTcggaaattggaatttgaatgTTGGATTGGATTAGTTGAGCTGCTGTTTTGAAATAAACTATACTTTCTCTAAGAGAATTGTAAAATATTGTGACATCTTCCCTTCTGTTTTACTGAAAGCAGTTACTTTATCATcttaattgtttcaaaaaacgaGTTTAGATTTCGAAAGGATAACGAAACATGTGcagattttttcttcgttttgatCGTTAtaactaagtacctatatattcTCGTCGGTCGTGACCGAAATTTTATCATctcatttctttttgaaaaattaaaaaatgcctATAATTatctgctaatttttttataggtacggAAATTAAAGATTTTATTCATATATGAAGATGATTTTCCAATTCAGTTCAAAACGGCAATGATTGCATCCTTATGATATTAGAACTTGAAAGTACAATACTACCTATACACAAAATATCctaagtacctagtacctttTCGTGAAATTCAAGATTTCCATTTTGTTGATTGATGATtatctgaattttaattttttttaaaacgttggaTTACGAACGGTATAGGTAGTAATTTAATGCTTACTCGTTCGTTCTAGGCTTATTTTGATATTACATTCTACGGAATCTGCACTTCTGCAATAAATACTGATAACGAAAAGACGAGAATTTTATTCCTCAAACCgccttttaaaaaatattattttcataataCAAAAGCTGAAAATGCATTTCCCACTTCCATGAATAATTCCAATTTCTAGATTCATTTATTACGATCAATTTTCCATTcctaaaaatattaaaaacgaagaaaaacaaaagtttccgttacgttttgattttctgtttaCTTTTCAAACCCTCCACGCTGCGCGCACCTTGAGCTAAACGCAGTAAGGTGTTTTTTGTACAAGTATTACTCCGCCATTTTATTTCAGTCGTTTGGGAAACACTCTTATGTTGCATAcgatatgtatgtactaaaattttattaattaatacgaTATTTTGCATTtatatttattaaaatgtttcGTAAATTCGATTTCAAATAATATTACGCTCGATTATTCGGTAATATTGTCGCGAACGTGTTGTTTTCTCGGAACTATGTTTTTGTAATTGTGATCGAGTCGTCAacgaccattttgatttttgatcagtTAGCTTAATTTTCTTGTCGACTCTTGTAAGTACGTCGCCGACTTTTCCGCGAATAATTCTAGTTATTCGTGacattttggtaatatttttagctaattttttgcAGTTCGGTGCCTCGAAGTGAACTGAAAGTAATATACGATTCGATCTTTTCTCTTTGTCGGTGTTTTTGATTAAAGAAGTGCGTACGTAGATAATTCGTTTGCAGTTGCGACGGTTTGtttttcacgacttttttctcgtaaattttcTTCGGTTTTTTCATGATTACAAAGTGATTCGATCTAAATACGGTATCGGTGATCTACGTAGTGTTTTCGCGTATTCTAGTTTCCGGTTGGTTTTGACGGCGTAAATGTTATGTATTTTGATCTCGTAGTACATATATTCGATGCGTACGTGTTTTCCGGCGCCCAGTAGTCTAACAGTTCGAAGCTGTTTCACCGTGATTTCCAGTCGATTTTCTTCGTTTAATCGGtgagtttttatttaaattattacgCAAATGTATCCAAATAATACTTCGATGCTTGAATATTGTGCGTGTTCGTATAATCgtatattttactcaaaatttccgGTGCGTTTAACGATTTCGTGCGGTTAGTATTCGAATGAATTTTCTTCGTGTTCTCTCGTCTTTTGAGCAAATtccaacgttttttttctttctattttattCACGTCGTtctttgattcaaaatttacgtACGTTATAGTTAGTATTCGAGTTCCTGTACCTGTATGCGTCATTTTCTTGTTCGTTGGTGTGATTTTCTCGCTAGTCGTTTAGTGGCAAGTTCCGGTGTGCCTTACAATGAAACCGCGTACGTACGAATTTCTCTGTCCTGTTCGcattcttttattttattgagtTAATTTCAACGTCGCGTTTTCTTTTCTAATCTAACAGTGTTGCTTTTTTGTTCGAAATCTTTTGCTTAATATTTTTCCGCGTAACTATACACGACGAAGTTTCGAGATTGTTCTTCGTTTATTTTGTGGATTCGTCACACCTCCTCCTCCTTTAAAGTCTGGTTATGATCGAGAATGGCACTATTTCacttcgtatttacggcaaactaagTCTGCAATTTATTTAAcgtcttttttcaaaacgattcaTATTTACGGCACACccgataggcaacttattttacatgatttttttatttttatttttattttttttttacgaacaaTCTTCTTCATGATGGTTTGAagttcgattttatttttactaaattatttttcgtgcggttttttatttcattgatcCATAAAGATCAATTGTAACtttgtaattgaatttttcatctagatGCCAAGAACTTTTTGACTTGATTTGTGACTTTTGagttattattttgaaaacacgaaTTAATGAAACAAAATCATCCATTACTGATActacaaattataaatttgagtTTTAACATGACTGTCTGAATGTGTTCTGGCTGTTTCAGTACCacaatctattatttttttatttatttgtctACGAGTTGTGATTAATTTAATTTCGTTATTTTACCAtttgaatgagttttttgtTCGTAAATTTTGCTATAGATATGCCTATCAACTTGTATATCACTatcaaaaatacttaattaTACCTTGGTGACATGTATGAAttcatttcacttttgaaaatcctATATTTCCACTTTAAGGTTGTTTTATTCTAATTTACATGTTTAATACTTTGATATTAAAAAGTATTAAACATGTACCTAAGTCTTAATAGTCATTCATTTTATAACTACGAGTACGTTGATCGTTGATTCACTCATTCATTAGTTaagtttttcgatttcaatCTGAATTTGAGTCGCAAAGATAGATagttgaattaaaataaaaaattgaaaaacgaatatCTGCAACTTTTGCACTGATAATGATCGATGatctaattttatttaattcattcattcatcgtagttaaatttccaattttctgacaaaaaacggAAAAGTTTGTTTTGATGCTTTGAACTTTACGAACCCCTCCGTACCCGTTTCGCGTGTGCGAGTTCGTACTAGTCCGTTCATTCCGGTAACGTACGTTGAAGCTTGAAGCTTTTACGTTCGTCATGTGATTCAAGTTTCGGTATTCTTTTACTCGTTAATGaggtatttttaatattattttgattaaaaagtaTCGAATAAGTGTATCTTAATACAATTACGTTTTATTTACTCGATAATATCCGCCCGATCGTGTTTTATTCGTGAGAATTCGACGATCATCGTCGATTCGTCGATCGCCTTTAGCGAGATCGCGACTTT encodes:
- the Uck gene encoding uridine-cytidine kinase isoform X2, encoding MKLFSRPISSTTPMLTPSNVPLVEAPIVEAPWFDSKKTSMSFSSPNGKVPFLIGVAGGTASGKSTVCKRIMERLGQAVMDHKERQVVCISQDSFYRELNPAERSRALKGQFNFDHPDAFNEDLMYETLKKILDGEICTIPVYDYKTNSFKDQQIVIYPADVVLFEGILVFYFPSVRELFHMKLFVDMDSDMRLADRVTKDIMERGRDLDQVLNQYMTFVKPAFEEFCLPTKKFADIIIPRGADNAVAIDLIVQHIRDFLNNIRHNDLENKINTSHLARLH
- the Uck gene encoding uridine-cytidine kinase isoform X1, which gives rise to MKLFSRPISSTTPMLTPSNVPLVEAPIVEAPWFDSKKTSMSFSSPNGKVPFLIGVAGGTASGKSTVCKRIMERLGQAVMDHKERQVVCISQDSFYRELNPAERSRALKGQFNFDHPDAFNEDLMYETLKKILDGEICTIPVYDYKTNSFSKDQQIVIYPADVVLFEGILVFYFPSVRELFHMKLFVDMDSDMRLADRVTKDIMERGRDLDQVLNQYMTFVKPAFEEFCLPTKKFADIIIPRGADNAVAIDLIVQHIRDFLNNIRHNDLENKINTSHLARLH